The Candidatus Binatia bacterium genome contains a region encoding:
- the rsmH gene encoding 16S rRNA (cytosine(1402)-N(4))-methyltransferase RsmH, with amino-acid sequence MTDPTEESPPASGHVPVQVDSLRRLLDLFPGARCIDATIDGGGHTTAMLACSAPHGQVLGIDRDPDLLTAVRTRLADAVDSGRLQLAGGNFRELTRIAAARHFTAVDAVVLDLGVSSFHFDVSGRGFTFMRDEPLDMRFDPTDAATETAAELLASRDAAALATIFKVYGEERFAGRVAGRIVERRATAPLRRTGELFEVIKAALPGKVRWRAARSAARVFQALRIAVNDELDAVAEVLPQALSLLAPGGKLAVFSFHSLEDRMVKQFFVAERQAGRVRILTRKPVRATDDEIAANPRAASSKLRVAERLPP; translated from the coding sequence ATGACCGATCCCACCGAAGAGTCGCCGCCCGCTAGCGGGCACGTTCCCGTCCAGGTCGATTCGCTGCGCCGCCTGCTCGATCTGTTCCCGGGCGCGCGTTGTATCGACGCGACCATCGACGGCGGCGGCCACACCACCGCGATGCTCGCCTGCAGCGCGCCGCACGGGCAGGTGCTCGGCATCGATCGCGACCCCGATCTGCTCACCGCCGTGCGTACCCGACTTGCCGACGCCGTCGACAGCGGCCGTCTTCAGCTCGCCGGCGGCAACTTCCGCGAGCTCACCCGGATCGCGGCCGCCCGCCACTTCACCGCGGTCGACGCCGTCGTGCTGGACCTCGGCGTCAGCTCGTTTCACTTCGACGTCAGCGGTCGCGGCTTCACCTTCATGCGCGACGAGCCTCTCGATATGCGCTTCGACCCCACCGATGCCGCGACCGAGACGGCCGCGGAACTGCTCGCCTCGCGAGACGCCGCGGCACTGGCCACGATCTTCAAGGTCTATGGCGAGGAGCGTTTCGCCGGCCGCGTCGCCGGGCGTATCGTCGAGCGGCGTGCAACCGCTCCGTTGCGGCGCACCGGCGAGCTGTTCGAGGTCATCAAAGCCGCCCTGCCCGGCAAGGTTCGCTGGCGTGCCGCGCGCTCGGCGGCGCGGGTTTTCCAGGCCTTGCGTATCGCGGTCAACGACGAACTCGACGCGGTTGCCGAGGTCTTACCGCAGGCTCTGTCTCTGCTGGCGCCGGGCGGTAAGCTGGCGGTCTTTTCGTTTCATTCGCTGGAGGACCGGATGGTGAAGCAGTTCTTCGTCGCCGAGCGCCAGGCCGGCAGGGTGCGCATCCTCACCCGCAAACCGGTACGCGCCACGGACGACGAAATCGCC